TCGGACGAGATTAAAGACGCTGTGACAGATACACCATCTACTTATATTTCAGATGAGAACGGAACTGTAGCGACGTATGATACGACAGATCAAAAGCCATCGACCATTACAAAAGATGGAAAAGAATATCAACTCGTTGAAAAGGCTGTTCCAAACGAAAAAGGAAACTTAACGGAAGGAACAACAACCATTACGTATGAATACAAACTAGTCACAGGAACAGTGACGGTGAAGTATGAAGATGAAAATGGTCAACCGATAAAAGAAGATACTGTTATCACTCCGGCAAACACGCCGAAAGGAGCGGCTTACGACACGACAACCGAAACGGTTCGTCCGCAACAAATTGAAAAAGATGAAAAGACGTATGAACTAACTTCAACTACTCCTAAAGCAGGCTCTGCATCAGAAACAGGAACTGTAGAAGGTGATAAAGTTGTGACGTATGTTTACAAAGAAGTGAAAGGGTCTGTGACGGTTCATTATGTCGATATAGAAGGGAAGACCATTAAGGCTTCAGTAAAAATAATGGATCAAGCTTCTAAAGGAACGCCATATGATACGACTCCAAATCGAGAGAAAGAAATTGTTTCTGAAGATGGAAAGACTTATGAATTATCTAGTGAGGCTCCTAAAGAGGGTGCAGATAAGGTCTCTGGCATTGTCCTTAAGGGAAATATCGATGTAACGTATGTTTACCGTGAAGTGAAAACTTCTATTACAGTTCAATATGTAGATGAGGATGGAAATGTTCTTCAAGATAAAGTTGAGAAAAAAGAACTTTCTACTGGAGAAAAATACGACACCACATCTGATAAGCCAGTAACGATTACAAAAGATGTCGTACTGTATACTCTTATTCCGACGAAAACTAAAGGGGAAGAGACTGGAACTACGACAAAAAATCCTATAGAAGTGACTTATGTATATCACAAGACAATTACGACTTGGGTGGATACTAATGGCAAAGAGTTACATCCTTCTAAAGAGGGTCAACATCCAGATACAAAAGGTACAGATATTCTAGGATACAAACTGGTGTCAACAACGACAAAAGAAAACGGCGATGTTGTGAATGTATACCGTCAATTGACAACGATTTGGGTGGATACAGATAACAATGTATTAAAACCTAAAGAAGATGGTGAAAAAGAGCAAGGAAAAATTGAAGGATATGAATATGTGAAAACGGTAGTGGATGACGATGGAAATAGGACTCATATTTTCAAGAAGCATTTGGAAGTAACTACAAGTTCTCAACCTTCAAATCCGTCAAGTGCTAAAGAAGAATTACCAAACACAGGAACTGGAGTAGATAGTGTATTCTTTAGTTCTGCTGCCATTAGTGTATTAATGGGATTAGGCCTTCTGAAATCACATAAAAAAGATGAGGAAGAAGGAAAATAAAAATCAAAAATCATTGGTATTGTGAATTGACAAAGCGAACGGCATTTGTTAATATATACCAGTATGAAACTCAATGAGTTAATGAAATAAATTGAATGAGAGGTGTCATCCATGCGTATCAACATTTTATTAGAATGTGCTGAAACAGGTGAACGTTTATACTTAACAAGCAAAAACAAACGTAACAATCCAGAGCGTTTAGAATTAAAAAAATATTCTCCAAAATTACGTAAACACGTTGTCTTCAAAGAAACTAAAAAATAATTTTGAGAAATTCCAAAGAGTTAGGCTGGTGCCTAACTCTTTTTTTGTGCTTTGGTAAACAGACCGCAGGTCTTTTGCGAATCATTTGAATAGTCCATAGTTGCTACAATAGCTGTACCGGCGTGAGCCTTGGGTCTCACAGCCTATCAAGCCTCAAAGTAGGAGTAAGGAATCAATTCCTAACTCCTACTAATTCGCATCGATTACATTTGCTATTGTTGCTACTATGGGCCAAATGATTCTTCAGACCTGCTTGTATAAAAAAGAGTAGGTAGTGCCTAATATTTTGGATTTTACATTTTGTTACTTTGAACAACGTATTTAGAAATTTTGTCTCAGAGGGGCGAGAACGACATTGTAGATGCTTCGTACGGACTGAAAAGACTTTAGGTCTTTTGCGAATCATTTGAATAGTCCATAGTTGCTACAATAGTTGTACCGGCGTGAGACTTTGGCTCGAACTGGTGCCCTATTACGACTATTATGAAGACATCCCATGTCCTAAATGCGAGCATTTATACTCTTAGAGAAAAGCAGAAAAGTTCAATTGTTCATGGTATGTGTTCACAGAGGTGAGGATATCATGTATACTAGAACAGGTGATTATTTTGGAAAAACAAAATTTTATAACGACGGGGCATATTAATCGTGTAATTTTAACGATTGCGACTCCGCTAATGATAAACAATTTAATTCGGACTTTATACAATTTGACGGATGGATTATATGTGGCGCAACTGTCAGCAGAAGATTTTGCGGCAACAGCGTTTATTTGGCCGTTGAATTTTTTGTTTATTTCTCTTGGAATGGGGATAAGCGTTGGAGCAACCGCACTCATTGCTCAATATTTTGGAGCAGGAAAGTTCAGAGATGCCAAACGTTATGCGGGAAATGCGATGATTTTAACGTATTTCTTTGGATTCTTGTTATCGGTGATTGGATATTTCTTAGCACCTCTATTCGTGGAATGGATGGGCGCAGAGGGAACTTTTTTAGCAAAATCCGTATCGTATTTGAAAATTAACTTCATTGGACTTTTCTTTGATTTTTGCTACTTTGGCTATCAATCCTTGCTAAATGCACAAGGAAGAACACGCACGATTACAATGATTAGTGCGGCTTCTTCCATTTCAAATGTAATTCTAGATCCTATCTTCATTTTTGCGACCATTCCATTTGTCGGACTCACCGGGTTGAACTGGGGAATTGAAGGGGCTGGATGGGCAACGGTCATTGCTAAAGTGTTGTTACTAGTGCTTGCCATTCGTGCTGTTCGTAAGGAATCGGAAATTCAAATCTATTTGAAACATGTCAAAGTGGATAAAGAAGTGATGAAAGAAATTCTCAAAGTCGCATGGCCATCTGCATTTGGGTATGGAGGAGCGGCATTAGGATTCACGGTTTTAAATGGATTGATTCAGTCTTATGGAACGTCAGTGCTTGCTGCGTATTCGATGGTGAATCGTATTTCGGATTTACTGACGCAACCACAGATGGGAATCGGGGCGGCGCTAACCGCCATTATCGGACAAAACATGGGGGCAGGGCTTTATGACCGTGCGCATGCCATCTTTAGACGAGCTTTACTATGGGTGCTGATGATTTCAACAGTCGGCTGTGTGGTTGTCTTCTTCTTCCAATCTCCAATTCTTGGAATCTTTATTAAAGACAGAAGCGATGCCGTTCTTTGGGCAAATGCCGTTGAGTATTTAAACTATACCGCCTTTATTATTTTCTTCATGGGCTTATTTTCAGCGTACAACGGATTCTTCCAAGGATGTGGCGTGACGAAATATTCCATGAATATGTCAGTTGGACGTCTTTGGATCTTGCGCCTCCCAATTATTTGGGTGCTCGGAGCCTTTACAGCACTCGGGGCTACCGGTGTATGGATTGCCATGTTATTATCAAACGCGTTAACGGTTCTTTATGGACATATCGTCTATAAGACAAAAGACTGGAGTACATTACATTATGCGAAAGGAGAGAAAACGTGATTAAAGATTTTATTCATTATTACAAACCCTATAAGAAGTTATTCTTACTCGATTTTACGTGTGCAGTAATCGTGGCCATTCTCGAGCTTGCCTTTCCAGTGATGGTGAGAAGTGTTATTGATAACATCGTACCATCTCAAAACTTGCAACAAATTATACTCGTGGGGGCAGGGTTACTTGCGCTGTATGCCTTCTCGACGACTTTAAACTTTATTGTAGTTTACATGGGGCATATTTTAGGGATAAACATCGAAACGGATATGCGCCGTGAGTTATTCGCGAAGGTCCAAAAACAATCCTTCTCGTTTTTCGATAATATGAAAATCGGGGAATTGATGAGCCGCTTGTCGAGTGATTTATTCGATATTAGCGAATTAGCTCACCATGGCCCAGAAGAATTTTTTATTGCAATTATGACCTTGATAGCTTCATTCTTCTTAATGTACCAAGTGCATCCAACGCTTGCACTATTGACGATTTTCTTCGTACCGATTATTGCAGTGGCTCTTGCGGTATTTAATCGTCGCATGTCTCGTATTAACCGGAATATCTACAAGGGATTAGCCAACTATACGGCTGGTCTAGAAAATGTACTGAGCGGGATGCGCGTAGTGAAGGCCTTTGCAAACGAAAGTCACGAGCAACAACTCTTCGAAGACCTCATTCAAGAGTATCGCTCGAATAAAATTGCGTTCTATCGCACAATGGGGACAAGTAGTAGTTTCAACTACCTATTAATGCGTAGTATTAATCTTTTCAGCTTAATCGTGGGGGCGTACTTTACGGTGATTGGGGATTTAACTCCGGGGGAACTTGTAGGATATATCTTACTAGCCAATGTGTTCGTGGGACCAATTAATAAAATGAACTCGATGATTGAGTTGTATCCAAAAGGGTTCGCAGGATTCCGTCGTTTCAAAGAATTAATGAATGTGGAAATCGATATCGAAGATGCACCCGATGCGATTCCGGCGCCTGCTTTTGAAGGACGTGTGGAATATAAAAATGTTGGTTTCGGATACGAAGAAGATAAGAAGGTGTTGGAACATATCAACTTGACGGTTGAACCAGGGCAAACCGTTGCCTTCGTTGGGCCAAGTGGAGTTGGGAAAACAACGCTCGTGAACTTATTGCCTCGTTTCTATGATTTAAAAGAAGGGGAAATCTTGGTCGATGGGACCAACATCAATCGTTTCACCTTACAATCGCTTCGTCGTCAAATCGGGATCGTGCAACAAGATGTGTTCCTATTTAACGGAACGATTCGCGAAAATGTTTTGTACGGACGACTCGATGCAACAGATGAGGAAGTAGACCGTGCCATCGAGCAAGCGAAACTGAAAGAAGTCATTGAAGATTTAGAAGATGGAGTAGATACACATATCGGAGAACGCGGTGTGAAATTATCAGGGGGACAAAAACAACGCCTCTCAATCGCTCGTATCTTCTTGAAGAATCCTTCTATTTTAATCTTGGATGAAGCCACAAGTGCGCTCGATACGCAAACGGAGAAATTTATTCAACAGTCGTTTGACGAGTTAGCAAAAGGTAGAACGACCTTTATTATCGCTCATCGCCTTGCTACGATTAAAAATGCAGACCGTATTATTGTAGTCACAGAAGATGGATTAACAGAAGACGGCACGCATGAAGAATTGCTCGCCAAAAACGGAGCGTATGCAGCTTTATACAAAGCACAATTTAAATAGTAGAAAAAATGCGGAGTAGGAATTCGTTTCTTGCTCCGTATTTCTTTTTGCTTTTTTGAATTTATCGCAAACTATGATACAATGTCCCAGAGAAAACTTAAGGAGAACGTTGATGAGT
This Granulicatella adiacens ATCC 49175 DNA region includes the following protein-coding sequences:
- the rpmG gene encoding 50S ribosomal protein L33; translation: MRINILLECAETGERLYLTSKNKRNNPERLELKKYSPKLRKHVVFKETKK
- a CDS encoding MATE family efflux transporter; translation: MIILEKQNFITTGHINRVILTIATPLMINNLIRTLYNLTDGLYVAQLSAEDFAATAFIWPLNFLFISLGMGISVGATALIAQYFGAGKFRDAKRYAGNAMILTYFFGFLLSVIGYFLAPLFVEWMGAEGTFLAKSVSYLKINFIGLFFDFCYFGYQSLLNAQGRTRTITMISAASSISNVILDPIFIFATIPFVGLTGLNWGIEGAGWATVIAKVLLLVLAIRAVRKESEIQIYLKHVKVDKEVMKEILKVAWPSAFGYGGAALGFTVLNGLIQSYGTSVLAAYSMVNRISDLLTQPQMGIGAALTAIIGQNMGAGLYDRAHAIFRRALLWVLMISTVGCVVVFFFQSPILGIFIKDRSDAVLWANAVEYLNYTAFIIFFMGLFSAYNGFFQGCGVTKYSMNMSVGRLWILRLPIIWVLGAFTALGATGVWIAMLLSNALTVLYGHIVYKTKDWSTLHYAKGEKT
- a CDS encoding ABC transporter ATP-binding protein; translation: MIKDFIHYYKPYKKLFLLDFTCAVIVAILELAFPVMVRSVIDNIVPSQNLQQIILVGAGLLALYAFSTTLNFIVVYMGHILGINIETDMRRELFAKVQKQSFSFFDNMKIGELMSRLSSDLFDISELAHHGPEEFFIAIMTLIASFFLMYQVHPTLALLTIFFVPIIAVALAVFNRRMSRINRNIYKGLANYTAGLENVLSGMRVVKAFANESHEQQLFEDLIQEYRSNKIAFYRTMGTSSSFNYLLMRSINLFSLIVGAYFTVIGDLTPGELVGYILLANVFVGPINKMNSMIELYPKGFAGFRRFKELMNVEIDIEDAPDAIPAPAFEGRVEYKNVGFGYEEDKKVLEHINLTVEPGQTVAFVGPSGVGKTTLVNLLPRFYDLKEGEILVDGTNINRFTLQSLRRQIGIVQQDVFLFNGTIRENVLYGRLDATDEEVDRAIEQAKLKEVIEDLEDGVDTHIGERGVKLSGGQKQRLSIARIFLKNPSILILDEATSALDTQTEKFIQQSFDELAKGRTTFIIAHRLATIKNADRIIVVTEDGLTEDGTHEELLAKNGAYAALYKAQFK